DNA sequence from the Trypanosoma brucei gambiense DAL972 chromosome 9, complete sequence genome:
CAACGACGTCGATTGTGAGGTTATTGCATGCTCAATGGACAGCGAATTCTCACATCTTGCATGGACAAATGTTGAACGCAAGAAGGGTGGATTGGGGACGATGAACATTCCCATCCTCGCTGATAAAACGAAATCAATCATGAAGGCTTATGGTGTACTTAAGGAGGAAGACGGTGTTGCATACCGCGGTCTTTTCATCATTGACCCCCAACAGAACCTTCGTCAAATTACCATCAACGATCTTCCAGTTGGTCGTAATGTTGACGAAACACTTCGACTTGTGAAGGCCTTCCAGTTTGTGGAAAAACACGGTGAGGTGTGCCCCGCTAACTGGAAACCTGGAAGCAAGACAATGAAGGCTGATCCCAACGGATCCCAAGATTACTTCAGCAGCATGAACTAAAATGTGTCtcgttttaatttttgttttgacttcTACCTGTGATTTATTATTAATTGTTTTGTTGGGTCGTTCTTCTGGTGTATACAAGGTTTTGTCGTCTCTCCTGTGTGCCTTACCGGCTTTACTGTTCGTGACGCGTTAAAGCAGCCGGGGAGTGAACAAGTAGCGGTGTTTGGGAAATAGGTTTGACGGCACTGGatttacttttcccttccccctctgAGTTTTTTAGCGATCTttacttgtttcctttttgattGCCCATCACTGCCACTGATATGATACTCACGTTATTCTATTGTGAGATGTATCAGGTGTGCTGGAAACGCTTTCAGTGG
Encoded proteins:
- a CDS encoding tryparedoxin peroxidase, putative, whose amino-acid sequence is MSCGDAKLNHPAPHFNEVALMPNGTFKKVDLASYRGKWVVLFFYPLDFTFVCPTEICQFSDRVKEFNDVDCEVIACSMDSEFSHLAWTNVERKKGGLGTMNIPILADKTKSIMKAYGVLKEEDGVAYRGLFIIDPQQNLRQITINDLPVGRNVDETLRLVKAFQFVEKHGEVCPANWKPGSKTMKADPNGSQDYFSSMN